One Brachybacterium aquaticum genomic region harbors:
- a CDS encoding amino acid ABC transporter permease has product MSAASNSSTATQVLFDAPGPKGRRRILILSILSVVAILAILAGALWQFHANGQLDPNKWVVYLRADYIAFLGQGLWGTLKVTALAAVVAFPLGLLLALARLSRVKLVSTLAAVWIEFYRGIPMLLVVYAFLLALPAFGVTFPRFWMLVIPMILVSSASTAEVFRAGINAVDKGQHEAAAAIGLGRRDAMASVILPQAVRLVLPSLILALVSLLKDSTLGYVVSYNELQFQGKTLVSITRYLVQTYLVVSVIYIVINFLLTRIALALDARMKARSAAS; this is encoded by the coding sequence ATGAGCGCAGCATCGAACTCCTCCACCGCGACCCAGGTCCTCTTCGACGCCCCCGGGCCCAAGGGCCGCCGGCGCATCCTGATCCTCTCGATCCTCAGCGTCGTCGCGATCCTCGCGATCCTCGCCGGGGCGCTGTGGCAGTTCCACGCCAACGGCCAGCTCGACCCGAACAAATGGGTCGTCTACCTGCGGGCCGATTACATCGCCTTCCTCGGCCAGGGCCTGTGGGGCACCCTCAAGGTCACCGCGCTCGCGGCGGTCGTCGCCTTTCCCCTCGGGCTGCTGCTCGCGCTCGCGCGGCTGTCCCGCGTGAAGCTGGTCAGCACGCTGGCCGCGGTGTGGATCGAGTTCTACCGCGGCATCCCGATGCTGCTCGTGGTGTATGCGTTCCTGCTGGCCCTGCCGGCCTTCGGCGTCACCTTCCCGCGGTTCTGGATGCTGGTGATCCCGATGATCCTGGTCTCCTCCGCCTCCACCGCCGAGGTGTTCCGCGCCGGCATCAACGCCGTGGACAAGGGCCAGCACGAGGCCGCCGCCGCGATCGGCCTGGGCCGACGCGACGCCATGGCCTCGGTGATCCTGCCGCAGGCCGTGCGCCTGGTCCTGCCGAGCCTCATCCTGGCGCTGGTCTCGCTGCTCAAGGACTCCACCCTCGGCTACGTGGTCAGCTACAACGAGCTCCAGTTCCAGGGCAAGACCCTGGTCTCCATCACCCGCTACCTGGTCCAGACGTACCTCGTCGTCTCGGTGATCTACATCGTCATCAACTTCCTGCTCACCCGCATCGCCCTCGCGCTCGATGCCCGGATGAAGGCCCGCTCGGCCGCGAGCTGA
- a CDS encoding class II glutamine amidotransferase, whose product MCRLLGVVSRLEHALTELVPGELPLFTALSERHKDGWGVASYPSGSGADGGDDPAPLRPLVRHGIDTALASNAYGDAVAEARGEVIAVHLRRASVGLALELANTHPFVEGEMTFSHNGQFDLSEELRARILARGGRTPAGTTDSELFLSLITAWADELPRVGGNRDWAGAIQHAAAELTQLTTELFGRPPESLNCLLTMPGALVAYAQHDPAQAPEDQPVEVYDLRWRADADRVLVSSTGYPQEGFSTLAQGAALTIHRGSLRVEEHAPLTG is encoded by the coding sequence ATGTGCCGACTGCTCGGCGTCGTCTCCCGCTTGGAGCACGCGCTGACCGAACTCGTCCCGGGCGAGCTGCCCCTGTTCACCGCGCTCTCCGAGCGCCACAAGGACGGCTGGGGCGTGGCCTCCTACCCGTCGGGCTCGGGGGCCGACGGGGGCGACGACCCGGCCCCGCTGCGGCCGCTCGTGCGGCACGGCATCGACACGGCGCTGGCCTCGAACGCCTACGGCGACGCGGTCGCGGAGGCACGCGGCGAGGTGATCGCGGTGCACCTGCGCCGCGCGAGCGTGGGCCTCGCCCTCGAGCTCGCCAACACCCACCCCTTCGTCGAGGGGGAGATGACCTTCAGCCACAACGGCCAGTTCGACCTCTCCGAGGAGCTTCGCGCGCGGATCCTCGCCCGGGGCGGCCGCACCCCGGCCGGCACGACCGACTCCGAGCTGTTCCTCTCGCTGATCACCGCGTGGGCCGACGAGCTCCCGCGGGTGGGCGGGAACCGCGACTGGGCGGGCGCGATCCAGCACGCCGCCGCCGAGCTCACGCAGCTCACCACCGAGCTGTTCGGGCGCCCGCCCGAGTCGCTGAACTGCCTGCTGACCATGCCGGGCGCCCTCGTCGCCTACGCCCAGCACGATCCCGCGCAGGCGCCCGAGGACCAGCCCGTCGAGGTGTATGACCTGCGCTGGCGCGCGGATGCCGACCGTGTGCTCGTCTCCTCGACCGGTTACCCGCAGGAGGGCTTCTCGACCCTCGCGCAGGGCGCGGCGCTGACCATCCACCGCGGCTCCCTCCGGGTCGAGGAGCACGCGCCGCTCACGGGCTGA
- a CDS encoding ABC transporter ATP-binding protein, producing the protein MIGFENVRKEYPGGTVAVEDFSLDIASHEAVALVGTSGSGKTTLMRMVNRMVDPTSGRVHIDGEDVAGMDPVQLRRSIGYVMQASGLLPHRTVLDNITTVPVLRGTSKAAARERARELMATVGLAEELATRYPAQLSGGQQQRVGVARGLAADPNILLMDEPFGAVDPIVRDELQGELQRLQRELKKTIVFVTHDIDEAFRIGDRVVILRPGGIIAQVGTPQEILADPADDFAASFVGADRGARTLHVEHVDGRDIVVDADGRAAGVLQGGPTGAGGSAGAGNGRPTGGPGSRPTGQGAA; encoded by the coding sequence GTGATCGGTTTCGAGAACGTCCGCAAGGAGTACCCCGGCGGTACTGTCGCCGTGGAGGACTTCTCCCTCGACATCGCCTCCCACGAGGCGGTGGCGCTGGTGGGCACCTCGGGCTCGGGCAAGACCACGCTCATGCGCATGGTCAACCGCATGGTCGACCCCACCTCCGGCCGCGTCCACATCGACGGCGAGGACGTCGCCGGGATGGATCCCGTGCAGCTGCGGCGCTCGATCGGCTACGTCATGCAGGCCTCCGGGCTGCTCCCGCACCGCACCGTGCTGGACAACATCACCACCGTCCCGGTGCTGCGCGGCACCTCCAAGGCCGCTGCGCGCGAGCGGGCCCGGGAGCTCATGGCTACCGTGGGCCTGGCCGAGGAGCTCGCGACCCGCTACCCGGCCCAGCTCTCCGGCGGCCAGCAGCAGCGGGTCGGGGTGGCCCGCGGCCTCGCCGCCGACCCGAACATCCTGCTGATGGACGAGCCCTTCGGCGCCGTCGACCCGATCGTGCGCGACGAGCTCCAGGGCGAGCTGCAGCGCCTCCAGCGCGAGCTGAAGAAGACGATCGTGTTCGTCACCCACGACATCGACGAGGCCTTCCGCATCGGCGACCGCGTGGTCATCCTCCGCCCCGGGGGGATCATCGCCCAGGTCGGCACCCCGCAGGAGATCCTCGCCGACCCCGCCGACGACTTCGCCGCCTCCTTCGTGGGCGCCGACCGCGGCGCCCGCACCCTCCACGTCGAGCACGTCGACGGGCGCGACATCGTCGTCGACGCCGACGGCCGCGCCGCCGGGGTGCTGCAGGGCGGGCCGACGGGCGCGGGTGGGAGCGCCGGCGCGGGCAACGGGCGGCCGACGGGCGGGCCAGGGAGCCGGCCGACGGGGCAGGGCGCCGCGTGA
- a CDS encoding ABC transporter permease — protein MSWVLDNLDVIAGYTGAHLLQALPPIVLAFLLSLPLAKLANARGWLRTGVTTASGLMYAIPSLPLFVLLPGLIGTGVRSPLNIVIALTLYGLALMVPTASDAFRSVGRDVLGSATAQGYAPSARFLQVELPLAGPVLLGGVRVVAVSTISLVTVGGVLGVPSLGMLFVDGVRRGIIAEVAAGVVVTAALALLLDALLVLLGKALMPWTRTGEGRRA, from the coding sequence GTGAGCTGGGTCCTCGACAACCTCGACGTGATCGCGGGGTACACCGGCGCGCACCTGCTCCAGGCGCTGCCGCCGATCGTGCTCGCCTTCCTGCTCTCCCTGCCGCTGGCGAAGCTCGCCAACGCCCGCGGCTGGCTGCGCACCGGCGTCACCACCGCCTCCGGGCTCATGTACGCGATCCCCTCGCTGCCCCTGTTCGTGCTGCTGCCGGGCCTGATCGGCACCGGCGTGCGCAGCCCCCTGAACATCGTCATCGCCCTGACCCTCTACGGCCTCGCGCTCATGGTCCCCACCGCCTCGGACGCCTTCCGCTCCGTGGGCCGGGACGTGCTCGGCTCCGCCACCGCCCAGGGCTACGCCCCATCCGCACGGTTCCTCCAGGTCGAGCTGCCGCTGGCCGGGCCCGTCCTCCTCGGCGGGGTGCGGGTCGTCGCCGTCAGCACGATCTCGCTGGTCACCGTCGGCGGCGTGCTCGGCGTGCCGAGCCTCGGCATGCTCTTCGTGGACGGGGTGCGCCGCGGCATCATCGCCGAGGTCGCCGCGGGCGTGGTCGTCACCGCCGCGCTCGCCCTGCTCCTGGACGCCCTGCTCGTCCTGCTCGGGAAGGCGCTCATGCCCTGGACCCGCACCGGCGAGGGGAGGCGCGCATGA
- a CDS encoding ABC transporter permease produces MNESGSPFVQAFVWLADPARWSGPAGIPVRTAEHLGYTALGVLVAALIAIPLGLYVGHTGRFKSLAVAAAGAARALPTLGLVTLFALLIGIGLTAPLLSFVILAIPSLLAGAYSAVESADPATVDAARAQGMTEWQMLTRVEIPLGMPLLIGGFRGATVQVVSTAMLAAYVGNGGLGRYIFQGLGSQDYPQMIAGSLLVIALALVLDLALLLLQRATAPRGIVRA; encoded by the coding sequence ATGAACGAGTCCGGCAGCCCCTTCGTCCAGGCCTTCGTCTGGCTCGCCGACCCCGCCCGCTGGTCCGGTCCCGCCGGGATCCCCGTCCGCACCGCCGAGCACCTCGGCTACACCGCCCTCGGCGTGCTCGTCGCCGCGCTCATCGCGATCCCGCTCGGGCTGTACGTCGGCCACACCGGACGGTTCAAGAGCCTCGCCGTCGCCGCGGCCGGCGCCGCCCGCGCCCTGCCCACCCTGGGCCTGGTGACCCTGTTCGCCCTGCTCATCGGCATCGGGCTCACCGCCCCGCTGCTGAGCTTCGTGATCCTCGCGATCCCGTCCCTGCTCGCCGGCGCCTACTCCGCCGTCGAGTCGGCGGACCCGGCCACCGTCGACGCCGCCCGCGCCCAGGGCATGACCGAATGGCAGATGCTCACCCGCGTCGAGATCCCGCTCGGCATGCCGCTGCTGATCGGCGGGTTCCGCGGCGCGACCGTTCAGGTCGTCTCCACCGCCATGCTCGCCGCGTACGTCGGCAACGGAGGACTGGGCCGCTACATCTTCCAGGGTCTCGGCTCCCAGGACTACCCGCAGATGATCGCCGGATCGCTGCTCGTCATCGCGCTCGCCCTCGTCCTCGACCTCGCCCTGCTGCTGCTCCAGCGCGCCACCGCCCCGCGCGGGATCGTGCGCGCGTGA
- a CDS encoding ABC transporter substrate-binding protein, translated as MSTQSTRRHILGALGAGGLALGAAACGSSDPFEDENGSGGSGEGSGGASDGGSGASGGGGTLAIGSQAYYSNEIIAELFAQALEAAGYTIDRQYQIGQREVYMPELESGALDILPEYLGNLLQHYEPDAPSASPEEIQAALGEALPEGLRVLDFADASDQDSYTTTSEFATENSLTSIGDLAGVDEDLKIAANSEFEVRPYGPEGAKSVYGVDVTVVPVEDSGGPLTVQALLDGNVQLANIYTADPAIAENDLVVLEDPEALILPQNVVPVVGEKVDETAAEAINGVIAALSAEDLVELNRRSTVDQASSADIASQWLSEKGLV; from the coding sequence ATGAGCACCCAGTCCACCCGCCGCCACATCCTCGGCGCGCTCGGCGCCGGCGGCCTCGCCCTCGGCGCCGCAGCCTGCGGCTCCTCCGACCCCTTCGAGGACGAGAACGGCTCCGGCGGCTCCGGCGAGGGGAGCGGCGGCGCGTCCGACGGAGGCTCCGGCGCCTCGGGCGGCGGGGGCACCCTCGCGATTGGCTCCCAGGCCTACTACTCCAACGAGATCATCGCGGAGCTGTTCGCCCAGGCCCTCGAGGCGGCCGGGTACACCATCGACCGTCAGTACCAGATCGGCCAGCGCGAGGTGTACATGCCGGAGCTCGAGTCCGGCGCGCTGGACATCTTGCCCGAGTACCTCGGCAACCTCCTCCAGCACTACGAGCCCGACGCCCCCTCGGCGAGCCCCGAGGAGATCCAGGCCGCCCTCGGCGAGGCCCTTCCGGAGGGGCTGCGGGTCCTGGACTTCGCGGACGCCTCCGACCAGGACTCCTACACCACCACCTCCGAGTTCGCGACCGAGAACTCCCTCACCTCCATCGGGGACCTCGCCGGCGTCGACGAAGACCTGAAGATCGCCGCGAACAGCGAGTTCGAGGTGCGGCCCTACGGCCCCGAGGGCGCGAAGTCGGTGTACGGCGTGGACGTGACCGTCGTGCCCGTCGAGGACTCCGGCGGCCCCCTCACCGTCCAGGCGCTCCTGGACGGGAACGTGCAGCTGGCGAACATCTACACCGCCGACCCCGCCATCGCCGAGAACGACCTCGTGGTCCTCGAGGACCCGGAGGCGCTGATCCTCCCGCAGAACGTGGTCCCCGTGGTCGGCGAGAAGGTCGACGAGACCGCCGCCGAGGCGATCAACGGCGTCATCGCTGCGCTCTCGGCCGAGGACCTCGTGGAGCTGAACCGTCGTAGCACCGTGGACCAGGCCTCCTCCGCGGACATCGCCTCGCAGTGGCTGAGCGAGAAGGGCCTGGTCTGA
- a CDS encoding SDR family oxidoreductase produces the protein MRVVITGATGKVGGEVARLLAPVHAVDLRLVGRSLERAPQIEGAELVRAEFSDACREAFAGADAVLLVSAGEAADRLDQHRTAITALAESGAKHVVYTSFLGAGPEAEFTLARDHGATEQMLRESGVPWTVLRDSFYADVLLDFAGRDRVIRGPAGSGRCAFVSRRDVAEVAAHILRSPSAWAGRTLGLTGPVAVTLGEAALQMTRARGEEYEYVDETLEEARASRAPYGAPDWQVDAWISTYTAIASGALDVVTDDVAEVLGRAPRTLAEAVADPL, from the coding sequence ATGCGCGTGGTCATCACCGGCGCGACGGGGAAGGTGGGCGGCGAGGTCGCGCGCCTCCTCGCCCCGGTCCACGCCGTGGACCTGCGCCTGGTGGGTCGCAGCCTCGAGCGCGCCCCGCAGATCGAGGGCGCCGAGCTGGTGCGCGCCGAGTTCTCCGACGCCTGCCGCGAGGCCTTCGCCGGCGCCGACGCGGTGCTGCTGGTCTCCGCCGGGGAGGCCGCCGACCGTCTCGACCAGCACCGCACCGCCATCACCGCGCTCGCCGAGTCCGGGGCGAAGCACGTGGTCTACACGTCCTTCCTCGGCGCCGGGCCGGAGGCCGAGTTCACCCTCGCCCGCGACCACGGCGCGACCGAGCAGATGCTGCGCGAGTCCGGGGTGCCCTGGACCGTCCTGCGCGACAGCTTCTACGCCGACGTGCTGCTCGACTTCGCCGGCCGCGACCGCGTGATCCGCGGCCCGGCCGGCAGCGGGCGCTGCGCCTTCGTCTCCCGCCGCGACGTCGCCGAGGTCGCCGCGCACATCCTGCGCAGCCCCTCCGCCTGGGCGGGCCGCACCCTCGGCCTCACCGGACCGGTCGCCGTCACCCTCGGCGAGGCGGCGCTGCAGATGACCCGCGCCCGCGGCGAGGAGTACGAGTACGTCGACGAGACCCTCGAGGAGGCCCGCGCGTCCCGCGCCCCCTACGGTGCGCCGGACTGGCAGGTCGACGCCTGGATCAGCACCTACACCGCCATCGCCTCCGGGGCGCTGGACGTGGTGACCGACGACGTCGCCGAGGTGCTCGGCCGCGCGCCGCGCACTCTGGCCGAGGCGGTCGCGGACCCGCTGTGA
- a CDS encoding IclR family transcriptional regulator, with translation MSTSAGDRSDSTRGPSVIVNVLRIIRCFTVDEPEQGVTEIAEKVGLHKSSVSRILATLEQEHVVEQDPRTRRFRLGLGLIAVAGPLLAQLDVRQVAVDDLQTLAELTGETSALAVWNGEAAVTVEQVPSRHQIKHTSILGSHYRTALSSTVQVFLSHLEAAEAEQLVSSGTIQLEDGWEVSAYLDRLAEVRERGWAINDRATSEDEVSVSAPVRDHRGQVAAAVLLAAPFYRAGDEQLPVLGQCTKQAADAISRRLGALQEG, from the coding sequence ATGAGCACCTCCGCCGGCGATCGCAGCGACAGCACCCGCGGCCCGTCCGTCATCGTCAACGTCCTGCGGATCATCCGCTGCTTCACGGTGGACGAGCCCGAGCAGGGCGTCACCGAGATCGCGGAGAAGGTGGGGCTGCACAAGTCCAGCGTCTCGAGGATCCTCGCGACCCTCGAGCAGGAGCACGTGGTCGAGCAGGACCCTCGCACGCGCCGCTTCCGCCTCGGGCTCGGCCTCATCGCTGTCGCGGGCCCGCTGCTGGCTCAGCTGGACGTGCGACAGGTCGCCGTCGACGACCTCCAGACCCTCGCCGAGCTGACGGGAGAGACCTCGGCGCTCGCGGTGTGGAACGGGGAGGCCGCGGTGACCGTGGAGCAGGTCCCGAGCCGCCACCAGATCAAGCACACCTCGATCCTGGGCAGCCACTACCGCACGGCGCTGAGCTCGACGGTGCAGGTGTTCCTCTCCCACCTCGAGGCCGCCGAGGCCGAGCAGCTCGTCTCCTCCGGCACGATCCAGCTCGAGGACGGCTGGGAGGTCTCCGCCTACCTCGACCGTCTCGCCGAGGTGCGCGAGCGGGGCTGGGCGATCAACGACCGCGCCACCTCGGAGGACGAGGTGTCCGTCTCCGCGCCGGTGCGCGACCATCGCGGGCAGGTCGCCGCGGCCGTGCTGCTCGCCGCGCCGTTCTACCGTGCGGGCGACGAGCAGCTGCCCGTCCTCGGCCAGTGCACCAAGCAGGCGGCCGACGCGATCTCGCGCCGCCTCGGCGCGCTGCAGGAGGGCTGA
- a CDS encoding cupin domain-containing protein, whose product MSTPHTPSPSDPAPPDSTADSTLERAGAHEFAHTLHEAEGDLRIRHHFAGLSQLPVGVQTWILSPGAREGMPAHADPALEEIYLVLSGQARIRQDGAEHLLGPGDALRAPIGIAHDLACEGDEELRLLVVWGPPGVFDMSGFRSYRKAIAARDAVNRDAVRIRG is encoded by the coding sequence GTGAGCACCCCGCACACCCCCTCCCCGTCGGATCCCGCCCCGCCTGACAGCACGGCGGACAGCACCCTCGAGCGCGCGGGCGCGCACGAGTTCGCCCACACCCTCCACGAGGCCGAGGGGGACCTGCGCATCCGCCACCACTTCGCCGGTCTGTCCCAGCTGCCGGTCGGGGTGCAGACCTGGATCCTCTCCCCCGGTGCCCGCGAGGGCATGCCCGCCCATGCCGACCCCGCGCTCGAGGAGATCTACCTGGTCCTCTCCGGCCAGGCACGCATCCGCCAGGACGGGGCGGAGCACCTCCTCGGTCCCGGCGACGCGCTGCGCGCACCGATCGGCATCGCGCACGACCTGGCCTGCGAGGGCGACGAGGAGCTCCGCCTGCTGGTGGTGTGGGGTCCGCCGGGCGTCTTCGACATGAGCGGCTTCCGCTCCTACCGGAAGGCGATCGCCGCCCGCGACGCCGTGAACCGCGACGCCGTTAGGATCCGAGGATGA
- a CDS encoding aminopeptidase P family protein yields MNANTATYVSDLERLKVLHNGEKQQLTFSDAEFERRLGGLREIMAEKSLDAVILSSYQGIKYYSDFLFTYFGRSYGMVVTADDTCTITANIDAGMPWRTSYGENIVYTDWNRDNYYYALQQALSQRGVTSPKRLGIEDDSMPLLLRQRLQDAFPGAVLVDISQDAMRKRMIKSAEEIAVIRESARIGDIGGEAIRDAVHAGVTEYEVALAGTAAMTREIAKAFPHREVRDTWVWFQSGINTDGAHNWATTRQVQEHDILSLNAFPMPTGYYTALERTLFFGEPDEESLRLWNINVEVHKAGIELIKPGAVCKDIAHALNEIYIGYGLLPNRTFGYGHSFGVLSHYYGREAGLELREDIDTVLEPGMVVSMEPMITVPEGQPGAGGYREHDILVVGEDGAEDITKFPFGPEHNIISA; encoded by the coding sequence ATGAACGCCAACACCGCCACCTACGTCAGCGACCTCGAGCGCCTGAAGGTCCTCCACAACGGCGAGAAGCAGCAGCTCACCTTCTCCGACGCAGAGTTCGAGCGCCGCCTCGGCGGACTGCGCGAGATCATGGCCGAGAAGAGCCTCGACGCCGTGATCCTCTCCAGCTACCAGGGCATCAAGTACTACTCGGACTTCCTGTTCACGTACTTCGGCCGCTCCTACGGCATGGTCGTCACCGCCGACGACACCTGCACCATCACCGCGAACATCGACGCGGGCATGCCCTGGCGCACCAGCTACGGCGAGAACATCGTCTACACCGACTGGAACCGCGACAACTACTACTACGCGCTCCAGCAGGCCCTCTCCCAGCGCGGTGTCACCAGCCCCAAGCGCCTGGGCATCGAGGACGACTCCATGCCGCTGCTGCTCCGCCAGCGCCTGCAGGACGCCTTCCCGGGCGCGGTGCTCGTGGACATCTCCCAGGACGCGATGCGAAAGCGCATGATCAAGTCCGCCGAGGAGATCGCGGTGATCCGCGAGAGCGCCCGCATCGGCGACATCGGCGGCGAGGCCATCCGCGACGCCGTCCACGCCGGGGTCACCGAGTACGAGGTCGCCCTGGCCGGCACCGCGGCCATGACCCGCGAGATCGCCAAGGCCTTCCCGCACCGCGAGGTGCGCGACACCTGGGTGTGGTTCCAGTCCGGCATCAACACCGACGGCGCGCACAACTGGGCGACCACCCGTCAGGTGCAGGAGCACGACATCCTCTCGCTGAACGCCTTCCCGATGCCGACCGGCTACTACACGGCCCTCGAGCGCACGCTGTTCTTCGGCGAGCCGGACGAGGAGTCGCTGCGCCTGTGGAACATCAACGTCGAGGTGCACAAGGCCGGCATCGAGCTGATCAAGCCCGGCGCTGTCTGCAAGGACATCGCCCACGCCCTCAACGAGATCTACATCGGCTACGGCCTGCTGCCGAACCGCACCTTCGGCTACGGCCACTCCTTCGGCGTCCTGTCGCACTACTACGGCCGCGAGGCGGGCCTGGAGCTGCGCGAGGACATCGACACCGTGCTCGAGCCGGGCATGGTCGTCTCCATGGAGCCGATGATCACCGTGCCCGAGGGCCAGCCGGGCGCCGGCGGCTACCGCGAGCACGACATCCTCGTGGTCGGCGAGGACGGCGCGGAGGACATCACCAAGTTCCCCTTCGGCCCCGAGCACAACATCATCAGCGCCTGA
- a CDS encoding MFS transporter, translating into MATDLAPDSSVPRPRLSRAQVRLTVGTVGLGTFIEWFEYASYAYLATTIAMVFFPNANPTTALLQTFGVFAISFLIRPIGGLFWGHFGDRIGPKRTLTLTIVGMGVATFTIGVLPTYATIGVAAPILLLVARMLQSFCASGEYSGAAVLLAEHAPLDKRARWVSTVPLATSAGFLGASVAATALNGLLSTEAMQEWGWRIPFLLAAVLTIVVRYIRSKVSDSPVRKKMEEEKSVATAPLVELIRDHWKSMLWMLFIMAVNASGYYLVLTYMVTYIEVELGLSAFQSSVILSLALILYLPLIFLGAWLSDTYGRRRLLLINAVGLILLSYPAFVLLGQSGFVGVLLIQISLVALFSLNDSTFAVYFIEAVPPQVRLSGFSIPFNFGNAIFGGTAPFIATWLISITDNSYAPAFLIMTLSAIGLIALIFQGDAYDPKAAKAAAAEEERAWNAAEQRSAGGN; encoded by the coding sequence ATGGCCACCGACCTCGCCCCCGACTCATCGGTCCCCCGACCTCGGCTCTCGCGCGCGCAGGTCCGCCTCACGGTCGGCACGGTGGGGCTCGGCACGTTCATCGAGTGGTTCGAGTACGCCAGCTACGCGTACCTCGCCACCACCATCGCGATGGTGTTCTTCCCCAACGCCAACCCGACCACCGCCCTGCTGCAGACATTCGGCGTCTTCGCGATCTCGTTCCTGATCCGCCCCATCGGCGGCCTGTTCTGGGGACACTTCGGCGACCGCATCGGCCCCAAACGCACCCTGACCCTGACCATCGTCGGCATGGGCGTTGCGACCTTCACGATCGGCGTGCTGCCCACATACGCGACGATCGGCGTCGCCGCCCCGATCCTGCTTCTGGTCGCGCGCATGCTCCAGAGCTTCTGCGCCTCCGGCGAGTACTCGGGCGCCGCCGTGCTGCTGGCCGAGCATGCGCCGCTGGACAAGCGCGCCCGCTGGGTCTCGACCGTTCCGCTGGCAACGTCGGCCGGGTTCCTCGGCGCCTCCGTCGCCGCGACCGCTCTGAACGGGCTGCTCTCCACCGAGGCGATGCAGGAGTGGGGCTGGCGGATCCCGTTCCTCCTCGCCGCCGTGCTCACCATCGTGGTGCGCTACATCCGCTCGAAGGTCTCAGACTCTCCCGTCCGCAAGAAGATGGAAGAGGAGAAGTCGGTCGCGACCGCGCCACTGGTCGAGCTGATCCGGGATCACTGGAAGTCCATGCTATGGATGCTCTTCATCATGGCAGTGAACGCCTCGGGCTACTACCTGGTGCTCACCTACATGGTCACGTACATCGAAGTGGAGCTGGGGCTGAGCGCCTTCCAGTCCAGCGTCATCCTCTCCCTGGCCCTGATCCTGTACCTGCCGCTGATCTTCCTGGGCGCGTGGCTGTCGGACACCTACGGCAGGCGCCGCCTGCTGCTGATCAACGCCGTCGGATTAATCCTGCTCAGTTACCCCGCGTTCGTGCTGCTGGGGCAGTCCGGATTCGTGGGCGTCCTGCTCATCCAGATCTCGCTCGTGGCCCTCTTCAGCCTCAACGACTCCACCTTCGCCGTCTACTTCATCGAGGCCGTGCCCCCGCAGGTGCGCCTGAGCGGCTTCTCCATCCCGTTCAACTTCGGCAACGCGATCTTCGGCGGCACCGCCCCGTTCATCGCGACCTGGCTGATCTCCATCACCGACAACTCCTACGCACCGGCCTTCCTGATCATGACCCTGTCGGCCATCGGGCTCATCGCCTTGATCTTCCAGGGCGACGCCTACGACCCGAAGGCCGCGAAGGCCGCGGCCGCCGAGGAGGAGCGCGCCTGGAACGCCGCTGAGCAGCGTTCCGCAGGCGGCAACTGA
- a CDS encoding GntR family transcriptional regulator — MTTLAGTSTGSLAEQAYVALRDRLIMLDIAPGEPLQEGRLSEELGVGRTPLREAMKHLELDHLVVSYPRRGTFATHVDITALAAITEVRAALEPVAVRAAARATDPAARALLEGARSRLEALTAGGSGTGASADGGGAADGGSAAGSADGDAATSSADGGAADPRAAMRVDIDVHRAIYRAGGNPYLEEGLVRLDNLSTRIWCMATHRLPDLDSHVTELEVLLDAILAGDADRAAELISAHVAEFETSIRKVL; from the coding sequence ATGACCACCCTCGCCGGAACCTCCACCGGCTCGCTCGCGGAGCAGGCGTACGTCGCCCTGCGCGACCGGCTGATCATGCTCGACATCGCCCCCGGCGAGCCCCTGCAGGAGGGTCGGCTGTCCGAGGAGCTCGGCGTGGGGCGCACGCCGCTGCGAGAGGCGATGAAGCACCTCGAGCTGGACCACCTGGTGGTCTCCTATCCGCGTCGCGGCACCTTCGCGACCCACGTGGACATCACCGCCCTCGCCGCGATCACCGAGGTGCGCGCGGCGCTCGAGCCGGTCGCGGTCCGCGCGGCGGCCCGGGCCACGGACCCGGCCGCCCGGGCGCTGCTCGAAGGGGCGCGCAGCCGGCTCGAGGCGCTGACGGCGGGCGGGTCGGGCACCGGCGCGTCGGCCGACGGGGGCGGCGCGGCCGACGGGGGCAGCGCGGCCGGCTCGGCCGACGGGGATGCCGCGACGAGTTCGGCCGACGGGGGCGCCGCGGATCCGCGCGCCGCGATGCGGGTGGACATCGACGTGCACCGTGCGATCTACCGCGCCGGCGGCAACCCGTACCTCGAGGAGGGGCTGGTGCGCCTGGACAACCTCTCGACCCGAATCTGGTGCATGGCGACCCACCGTCTGCCGGACCTCGACTCCCACGTCACCGAGCTGGAAGTGCTGCTCGACGCGATCCTCGCCGGCGACGCCGACCGCGCCGCGGAGCTGATCAGCGCGCACGTGGCGGAGTTCGAGACCTCGATCCGCAAGGTGCTCTGA